TTCTCGTTTTTCGCCACTGCCGGCGCTATTGTAAATGCCGGGGGCGTGCCTGTATTCGCCGATATTGAAGCGGACAGCTTTAATATGGATCCAGCATCAATCGAGCCGCTAATCACCGCTAAAACCCGTTGTCTGCTGCCTGTTCATGTCTTTGGTCAATGTGCTCAGATGGACGCCATTGAAGCGATTGCGAAGCGGCACAACCTGCCCATTATTGAAGATGCGGCACAGGCTTTGGGCGCGAGGTATCAAGGAAAACAAGCGGGGGCTTGGGGCTATGCTTCTGCCCTAAGTTTTTATCCGACGAAAAATTTAGGCGCAGCAGGTGAAGGCGGCGCCATCTTAACCAACGACGATGACGCGGCACAGCATTTACGCCTCCTTCGTGGTCATGGTATGGACTGCCAATATCATCATATCGAAATCGGTGTCAACAGCCATCTGCATACGCTGCAGGCTGCTGTTCTTGATGTTAAAATAAAGAAACTGGAGGAATGGAATAAGCAGCGTCGAGCACGCGCTTCTTATTACACCAGCCTGCTTCAACAGTTGCCGGAGATTGTAGCGCCTACAACGATCGAAGATGCGTGTCACTTGTATCATCAATATGTGATCCGAGTTCCGGACCGCGACCGTGTCCAAAAGGAACTTCATGAAAAAGGAATCGGATGCAGTGTATTTTATCCGAGACCGCTGCACCGTCAACCCTGCATTGAGCGTTTATTGAAGGCCCCTGCATATTGTCCGAAAGCAGAACAAGCCTGCCGGGAAGTGTTGGCACTGCCCATCTATCCGGAATTAACTGAAACTCAGCAAGACGCGGTGATCGCAGCCTTGGCCGAGCTTGTGCCTGCCTGAGGATCGGTTTGCATTCAATGAATTTATCATTTACACTAATTCCATAAACCCTAAGGAGATTACGAAAATGAAAAGACGAAGTTTTTTGAGTTCCTGTAGTGTTGCCGCCCTTGCTTCCGGTGTTATGAGCGCAACATCAAGCATTGCCGCCATTCCTGAAGATAAACCCTTCTCCAATACGAAGCTGCGCATGTCGGCTCCCTTGGATTGGTTTCCCGGCAAGCGCCCCGAAGACAAGTTAGAGGCCGTTGCCGCTTGGGGGCTGCCCGCTTATGAATGGCTCTGGCCTGTGGGCAATCCCGATTCGTTGCGCGCCAAAGCAGATACGCTGGGTTTGGAACTGAGCTGTATCGTCGGGGCAGGAGCGATTGCCGACGGCTGGATGGTTCAGCAGGAAGATCACGATAAAACAGTGGATATGTTTGAAAAACGTGTGGAACTTGCCAAGAAACTGGGCTGCAAAAAACTGGTGGGATTAACCGGAAACGTACGTACTGACATTTCCATGGAAGAGCAGACTGACTATGTCATTCAATGTCTGAAGCGGCTCGCGCCCATTGCCGAAGACAATGACGTAACGATTGTTATGGAAACTTTGAATCCTTTGGTGGATCATGTGGGCTTCTTTTTTACGCGCACCGATCAAGCCGTCGCCATTTTGAAAGAGGTGAACAGCCCTCGTATTAAAATCCTCTTTGATATATATCACCAACAGATAACAGAAGGCAATGTCATCCGCAATTTCCGCGACAATATGGAGTATATCGGCCATTTCCATGTGGCTGACAATCCCGGACGAAAAGAGCCCGGCACCGGCGAATTGAACTATGCCAATATCTTCAATGCCATCAAAGAAACGGGTTACGATGGTTATGTCGCTTTGGAATGCGGTCATTCCACAGGCAATTACGAGGAAACACTGAACGCTACGCTGAAATGTCTTGCCTGATTAACAAGTAATCAACGAGACCGCTTGCAGTAGCTGCGATACCTTTACAGTTGCCGCGACCCTTTGAAGCCGAAGCACTATCGCGGCAGTGTCCGATAGATTTCTCCGGCGCGTCGCGTATCGCCGCCTTCCTGGTAGAGTGTCGCCGCAAGAGCAGGACGCCCCGCTTTTAGAAAGCGCGCTGCCACCAGCAAAAACAGGTGATTGCGATCGTCAATGGGAACACTGTCGGTGAACTCATTCTTTTGCAGCCAGCGATAACATAAATCAGCCGCTTTTATTTGGATATCGAATGAGTCTTGGGTGGTGGTGAAGTATTGGCTGAACATGGTTGCTGCTTTTTTGAATTCTTTGCCTTCGGCATACATGGAAGCGGCTCCCGACATATCCCCATTTTTGTAGAGTGCCGACGCAGCACGCGAATAATTACCGACGCCGGCGAAAAAGCGTGCTGCCGTTTCATATTCTTTCATGCGGAGCAACATACGTGCTGCCTTGGTTGTTTGCCCGGCTTTCGCCATTTCCTCTGCAGCCCGTTTGTATTGTTTGTCTTTTACGAACCAACGCCCCGCTTCCTCGGGTTGGTTGAGCCGGGAAAAGAGTTCCGCCATGTGCCCGTAGCGCTTCTCCTTTTTGAGTTGTGCCAGCGTGTGCAGCGGATGTTGAACCATATCCAACTCATCGACAAAGGTAGTGTCACGGACGGTATAAGGTTCCCGCACATCATAGCCTTCCATGCTTT
This genomic window from Candidatus Hydrogenedentota bacterium contains:
- a CDS encoding DegT/DnrJ/EryC1/StrS family aminotransferase; this translates as MLDLRAQYASIRKEIEEAVLQTLEKQQFRGGPIVESFEKNLAAFAEVKHAIGVGSGTDALYVALRGLGLNPGDEVITSPFSFFATAGAIVNAGGVPVFADIEADSFNMDPASIEPLITAKTRCLLPVHVFGQCAQMDAIEAIAKRHNLPIIEDAAQALGARYQGKQAGAWGYASALSFYPTKNLGAAGEGGAILTNDDDAAQHLRLLRGHGMDCQYHHIEIGVNSHLHTLQAAVLDVKIKKLEEWNKQRRARASYYTSLLQQLPEIVAPTTIEDACHLYHQYVIRVPDRDRVQKELHEKGIGCSVFYPRPLHRQPCIERLLKAPAYCPKAEQACREVLALPIYPELTETQQDAVIAALAELVPA
- a CDS encoding TIM barrel protein; translated protein: MKRRSFLSSCSVAALASGVMSATSSIAAIPEDKPFSNTKLRMSAPLDWFPGKRPEDKLEAVAAWGLPAYEWLWPVGNPDSLRAKADTLGLELSCIVGAGAIADGWMVQQEDHDKTVDMFEKRVELAKKLGCKKLVGLTGNVRTDISMEEQTDYVIQCLKRLAPIAEDNDVTIVMETLNPLVDHVGFFFTRTDQAVAILKEVNSPRIKILFDIYHQQITEGNVIRNFRDNMEYIGHFHVADNPGRKEPGTGELNYANIFNAIKETGYDGYVALECGHSTGNYEETLNATLKCLA